CCAGCACCCGTGGCCGGCGCGGCTTGGGCCGTGGGCGCGTTGGCGCCCGCGCTTTTTTTTGCCAGTTTGGCCACCGTCATGCGCGCCACGCCCGTCAGGCGCACGATGGCCCGCTGCGAGACGCGCTCGACTAGCAGTTTTTCCACGTGGGCGTACTGCGCCGCTTTGCGCGGAGCGGCCGGGTGCAAGGCCGCTTGGTGGCGGCAGTTCAGGCACCGATACTTGGCCTTGCCGTGGCTATGGCCGTTCTTACGCAAGGCTGTGCTGCCACATTTGGCGCAGGTGAGCGTTGTTTGAAGCATCGCCTAAGGTAGCAAAACCACGCTTTAGACCACCGCCAAAAATCTTTTGTCATTGCGAGGACGGAGGACGAAGCAATCCGTCCTTTTCAACGCATAAAGCATCCGACTTCTCCAAAGCCTCTAACCTGGCACCTCACCCCCAGTATCTTCTCTGAAGGAGAGAGGAGAAGCCAGACAACACAACAGGCCCCTGACATCTACCAGACGTTAGGGGCTTTTGGATAGGGCAGAGGTTGTCACCCTGAAAAGGACGGATTGCTTCGGCTGCGCCTCGCAATGACATTAGCCAATTGCCTTCAGCAGCGCGGCGCAGGCTTCGTCAATCTGCTCCAGGGTGATGGTGAGGGGCGGGGCGATGCGCAGGGAATTGTCGCAGAACAAGAACCAGTCGGTGAGCAGGCCTTCGTGCCAGAGGGCCCGGTCGATGATAGGCTTGAGCACCTGGAAGCTTTCAAACTCCACGGCCATGAGCAGGCCGCAGCCGCGCACCTCCCGGATGGCCGGGTGCCGCAAGTGCTGCCGGAACCGGGCCGCCTTCTCGGCCACGCCGGCCAGCAGGTTTTCCTCCTGAATGACCTGCAAGGTAGCCAGCGCCGCCGCGCACGACACCGGGTGGCCCCCAAACGTGGTGCAGTGGCCCAGAATAGGGTCGGTTTTGAAGCCGGCCATGATGGACTGCGGGGCAATAAACGCCCCGATGGGCATGCCACCGCCCATGCCCTTGGCCGTGAGCAGGATGTCGGGCTCGATGCCGAACTGCTCGAAGGCCCAGAACGTGCCGGTGCGCCCAAAGCCGCACTGAATTTCGTCCAGGATGAGCAGGGCGCCCACCTCCGAGCAGCGTTGGCGCAGGGCGGGCAGGTAGTCGGGATGGGGCAGGCGTACCCCGGCCTCGCCCTGCACCGTTTCGATGACGACGGCGGCCGTGTGCTCGGTTATCAGGGCCAGGTCGTCGAAGCTGTTGTGGCGGAAGTGGCGCACGTCGGGCAGCAGGGGCCGGAAGGCGTTCTTGAACCCCTCGGAGCCGGTGATGCTCAGGGCACCGTGGGTGGAGCCGTGGTAGGCATTGAGGGAGCTGAGCAGGCCGGTACGGCCGGTGTGGCGTTTGGCCAGCTTGAGGGCGCCCTCCACGGCCTCGGTCCCGGAGTTGGTGAAGTACACGTTATCAAGGCGCGGGGGCAGGGTGGCCGTGAGGGCCTGGGCCAGCCGGGCCGGCGGGGCCTGCACTACCTCGCCGTACACCATCAGGTGCAGGTACTTATCGAGCTGGTCCTGAATGGCCCGGAGCACCCGCGGGTGGCGGTGGCCCACGTTGCTTACGCCAATACCCGAAATCAGGTCCAGATAGGCCTTGCCGGCGGCGTCGTACATGTACACGCCCTCGGCCCGCTCAATTTCGAGCAGCAGCGGGAAGTCGGAGGTTTGGGCCTGGTGGCGCAGGAAAAGCTGGCGGGGGGTAAGCATACGGCAAAGGTCGGAAATGTGGCGCGAGCTTCAGCTTGCGCCGTGTGCCGGATGGTGCTTACGTCAGGTTCCCGCAGAGGGCGCAGAGGGTTTCGCAGGAGGCGCAGAAAAAAGCCCCACCGTGCCGAAGCAGGGCGGGGCCCGAGTCGTTCCGGAAAACTCGAAGCGGCGTTTAGCGGGCACCCGTGGGGCCGCCGGGGCGTTCCAGCCGATAGGTACGGCGCTGGCCTTTCAGCTCCTGTATCATCACGCGGCCAAACTCCCGCTCGGCTTTGTAGAGCTGGGCCACCTGCCGCGCGGATATGGCCTTCTGCAGCTTGCTGAAGTAGTCCTCCGTCAGCTCCAGCTCGTTTTTCGACACGGCTACGATTTGCTTGAGGGTGGCGCGGGCCTGGTCCTCGCTGAGCGTGGCAGAGGCCGCGTTGCGGAGCTGGTCGTGAGTTTGGCGCAACTCCCGGCGCTTGGTGCTGTACTCATTATACAGCGGCCAGAACCGCTGGGCCTGCTCCGAAGTCAGGTTCAGCTCACGGGTGATGTAGGCAATGCGGGCGTTTTCGATGCGCGTGTGCATATCGGGGCGCGGCGGCGCTTGCTGGGCGTGCAGGGCGGTGGCCGCCAGCCACAGCAGGCTCAGCAGGCTCAGGCGGCGAAGAAAAAACGGGAAGTGCATGGGCGAGAAAAAGGAAGAAAAGAAGCTTAGAAATTAGAAATAGGTGTCTTCGAGTGCAGGGCCAACCTCGGCTTCTACCGCCTGGGGCGAAACGTCCAGGAAATAGGCCATGCCGTCGTCCTCGGGCAGGGGCAGGGAAGCCAGGTCGGCTGCTTCCAGCGAATGATTGGCGGCCAGGTAGTCGATGAGGGCCGTTTCGGGCACTTGGCTTAAAGCAGCAGCTACGGGGTCAGCGGCAGGTGGCGCGGCGGGGCTCAGCAGAAACGAGGCCGCAAACCCGCCCAGCACCACCGCCGAAGCCAGGGCCGTACGCATGGGCCTCGGCAAGGCCATGAGCCAGCCCCAGGCCGGGACGGGCCTGGCTGCGGGCTGCACCCGCGCCATCACGCGCCGGGGCAATTGCTCAAAGTAGTGGTCCGGGGGCGGAGCCAGCAGGGGCTGGGGCCGCCGCGGGTGGTCATCCAGCCGAAAAGGGGTGTTCATTATGGAGAAGTGAGCTAGTAGAGGTGAGAAGTGAGAGCACGCGGCTGGTAACTGTCCCACTGGGTAACACGCAGCTAGCAGGTTAGAGGAAGCCGGGGCGCCGAGGTTTAATCGGTGCTGTCGTTGATGTATTGCTCTATCTTTTTAACGGCGTGGTGGTAGGAGGCTTTCAGGGCGCCGACGGAAGTGCCGGTTACTTCGGCCATCTGCTCGTAGGGCATGTCGTCGTAGTAGCGCAGGTTGAAGACGAGGCGCTGCTTGTCGGGCAGGCGCAGGATGGCTTTTTGCAGCTTCAGCTCCACCTCGTCGCCAGCCAAGCTATGGTCGGTTTCCAGCTTGGCCGTCAGCTCGGCGCCTACGTCGTGCAGGGGCAGCAGAAACCGGCGGCGCTTGCTGGCCAGAAAACTCAGGCACTCGTTGGTGGCAATGCGGTACAGCCAGGTGTAGAGCTGGGCGTCCTGGCGGAAGCCCTCCAGGTGGTTCCACACCTTCACAAACACGTCCTGGGTGAGGTCGTCGGCGGCGTCGTGGTCTACCACCATCTTGCGCACGTGCCAGTACACCTTGCTCTGGTACTTGCGCACCAGTTGGTTGAAGGCCACGTTGCGGGTGGCGGGGTCACGAAACTGGGTGAGGATTTCCTGGTCTTCCAAGCAGGAGAAGGTGAGAAGTAGGGCGGGAGTGTGGCGGGTTAGATGGGAGGAGCCAAGCGGGGTTTAATAGGTAAACTAAAAACCTGCGCGTGCACGGGCCAACTTCGGCATTTTCCTATCTTGGACCTCTCATCCCGACTCTAGTTACGCAGTCTGCATGCCAGCCGAAACCCTTCTCCCGACGCCTCCGAGCGCGAAGCCATTACGCCGAGCTGGGGCATGTTCTGGCGCAACACTGACGCGGTGCCTGCCCCGGACTGCATTTGTTTATTCTGCTTTTTAACACCCACTGCATGAGCGAAACATCTACCCGCGTACCAATTGAAGATGAGTATGTCTGGACCTTCTTTGGACCTCAGGCTGAATATTATCTGGAGCGTTGGCGGTTGCGCCAGCAAGGCCGGCGCCTGACATTTAACCTGGCAGCGTTTCTTGCCGGCCTCTTCTGGTTTGCCTACCGCCGCATGTACCTCGTGTTTTTCTGCTTGCTGGGCTTTCTTCTGGTAGAATCAATGGCCGAAGAAGCCGTGTTTGGAGAGCCGAGCACCGCCAGCACAATAGCTGCTAACTTACTATTTGGCTCCTTGTACGGATTTCTGGGCAACAACCTTTACCTGTGGCACGCCGAGCGAAAGATACGCCGACTGCTAGCCCTGGGCTTGCCGAAGGACGAGCTTCTGGTGCGCCTGCGCCGGGCCGGTGGCACCAGCTGGGTTCCGGTGCTCGTGATGCTGGCCCTGCTGGTGCTGTTTATCGGCTTGTACTTCTGGCTCGGCCAAACGACCCAAGGCTAGTCAGTATGCCGGAGAGCCTCGGCTCGCCCGCGCCCTACTTCGTGCTGAATGCCACGCCCACGGTCAGGTTGGTGTTGGCGCGGGGGCGACCCTCCAGCACCCGGTTCTCGTAGGTGAAGGTGTAGGTGGAAGTAAGGGAAAAGCGGGCGGTGAAACGCAGGGCCAGCGTAGCCAGCTCACTGGCGCGGTAGTCGCCAAAGTCGCGCAGGTTGGGCTGGTAGAAGGTGGTCGAGTTCAAGGACAGCACCCCGCGCGTGTACACCACCTTCAGGCGGGCCGAGCTGCGCGTCACTACCCGCTCCGACCCGTCGCGGAAGTAGGTGGCCTCCCGTAGCAGCAGGTTGCTTAAGGCCACTTCCCGGCCCAGCGAGTCGGTGTAGAAGGCCCAGCCGGGGCCCGCGCCCAGCTGGTAGCGCTGGTCGATGCCGCGCAGGTTGCTCCGCTCGTACCCGCCGATGCCGTAGAAGCGGAAGTGGCCTTTCCAGTAGTAGGGCGTGGCGTTGAGCAGCCATTCCCGCTCCCGCAGGCGCCCGTCCTGGCGCCCAAACTGGAAGCTGCCCGTGAGAGGCGCCCCAAAGTGCAGCCCCCGCAGCAGCGTGACGTTGTGGGAGGTGGCAAGCAGCGTGCGGTTGACGCCCCCCGAGGTGTACTGCCCCGTCAGCTGCCCCGAGTAGCGGATGAGGGTGGTGTCGGGTTGCTGGGCACGGGCGGCGGTGGCGGCGAGGAGCAGCGTCCCCAAAAACAGCAGGCCCGCTGCCACCAGCCTGGCGCCGGATGCGTTACAGGAGCGGGCCAGAACAACGAACCAGGGGGGGAGGATGACGCCGGAGCGGAAATCGAGCATGGATCTAGCAGCTGAATTACAGGGCTTGCCCCAGGTAGAAGCAGCCTTCTACGCCCGGCTGGGCCTGCGACTGGAAGTGTGTACCCTGGCCGACGTGAGCGACTGGGTGGATGAGGTAATCCTGCGCGAAGATGTTCCAGAATCTTTTTTCATCCAGCTCTACCGCCTGCTGCGCACCGGCCAGGATGAGGTAGTTGCCTTCCTGACCCGCGCCAGTGGCCCGGCCTCGTTTTCGGTGCGGCCCGGCCTGGGGTGGCTGCGGCAGGCGCAGGCGGCGGGCTGGCCCCTGGGCAAGGTCATCAAGGCCCTGTACCGCCTGCGCACCCTCGTGGAGTCGGACCGGGAAGTGGGCTGGATTTACGGCCTGGCCGCCGACTACGAGCGAGCCGCCGGCGCTTCTGCCGAAGCCCTGCGCGAGGTGCAGCAGGAAACCGAAGCCTTCCTGGCCTGCTACCGCGACTATACCTTCCGTAACCGCCCCCGCTGGCCCCACCTCGACGACGCCCTGGAGCAGCGCCTGGCTGCGCTGGGCAGCTAGGTAGGCGTATTTTGTCCAGAAAAACAAACACCCCGGTCGCTCCAGGTTTCCGAAGCAGCCGGGGTGGCAACATAATCTGTACGGGCGTCAGGCGGCGGTTGTGGGTTCCTGGTCTTCCAGGTTGCGGAGGCGGTTTTCGTGGTTTTCCAGCTGCCGCAGTATGGCCGTGTTGGTTTCGGTTTGCTGCATCAACGCCCACAGCATCACTTCCTGTCGCTCATCAGAGCTTCGTAGCTGCTCCAGGGTATTGTCAATACGCTTTAAAGCTTCGGACATCATTTCTTCCAGCTAACTAAACCGTTCATTTGTAATCATCGAGAATACACCGGTAAGGTGTATGAAGATAGAGGAAGGTGTTCTGGGCTTTTCTGGTCGGCTTTCTGAAGGTTGGGATGGTCGACCGGGCTTTTTGGGGTAACTAGACGCTGATGTAATGGGCTGTCCAGAATTTACTAATAGATGCGCACGACTGTGTGCAATAATGCAGAACGTGTGATAAGCGTCATGAAGACGATACTGTTATACTAAATTTTATAATTTTAACACGGGTTATAGCAAGAAAAAATAATGAAAAACATAATAGGAATCTTCCTTTGTTGTTACATCGTCCTGATTATCGGAGGCTGCAATAGTCGCCACAGATTAAGCGCCGACGAGGATCAACAGTACAAACAGCGAATGCAGCAGACAGAAGCAGCCGTTTCGAAATGGATAAAGACATATGCACTTCATCCGGCAAGCTATACATCTGTCTCGTTTAGCGACTACTCCGA
This region of Hymenobacter sp. YIM 151500-1 genomic DNA includes:
- a CDS encoding DUF2628 domain-containing protein, yielding MSETSTRVPIEDEYVWTFFGPQAEYYLERWRLRQQGRRLTFNLAAFLAGLFWFAYRRMYLVFFCLLGFLLVESMAEEAVFGEPSTASTIAANLLFGSLYGFLGNNLYLWHAERKIRRLLALGLPKDELLVRLRRAGGTSWVPVLVMLALLVLFIGLYFWLGQTTQG
- a CDS encoding DUF481 domain-containing protein, which encodes MLDFRSGVILPPWFVVLARSCNASGARLVAAGLLFLGTLLLAATAARAQQPDTTLIRYSGQLTGQYTSGGVNRTLLATSHNVTLLRGLHFGAPLTGSFQFGRQDGRLREREWLLNATPYYWKGHFRFYGIGGYERSNLRGIDQRYQLGAGPGWAFYTDSLGREVALSNLLLREATYFRDGSERVVTRSSARLKVVYTRGVLSLNSTTFYQPNLRDFGDYRASELATLALRFTARFSLTSTYTFTYENRVLEGRPRANTNLTVGVAFSTK
- a CDS encoding aspartate aminotransferase family protein is translated as MLTPRQLFLRHQAQTSDFPLLLEIERAEGVYMYDAAGKAYLDLISGIGVSNVGHRHPRVLRAIQDQLDKYLHLMVYGEVVQAPPARLAQALTATLPPRLDNVYFTNSGTEAVEGALKLAKRHTGRTGLLSSLNAYHGSTHGALSITGSEGFKNAFRPLLPDVRHFRHNSFDDLALITEHTAAVVIETVQGEAGVRLPHPDYLPALRQRCSEVGALLILDEIQCGFGRTGTFWAFEQFGIEPDILLTAKGMGGGMPIGAFIAPQSIMAGFKTDPILGHCTTFGGHPVSCAAALATLQVIQEENLLAGVAEKAARFRQHLRHPAIREVRGCGLLMAVEFESFQVLKPIIDRALWHEGLLTDWFLFCDNSLRIAPPLTITLEQIDEACAALLKAIG
- a CDS encoding Spy/CpxP family protein refolding chaperone; the protein is MHFPFFLRRLSLLSLLWLAATALHAQQAPPRPDMHTRIENARIAYITRELNLTSEQAQRFWPLYNEYSTKRRELRQTHDQLRNAASATLSEDQARATLKQIVAVSKNELELTEDYFSKLQKAISARQVAQLYKAEREFGRVMIQELKGQRRTYRLERPGGPTGAR
- a CDS encoding IS1/IS1595 family N-terminal zinc-binding domain-containing protein; the encoded protein is MLQTTLTCAKCGSTALRKNGHSHGKAKYRCLNCRHQAALHPAAPRKAAQYAHVEKLLVERVSQRAIVRLTGVARMTVAKLAKKSAGANAPTAQAAPATGAGTG
- a CDS encoding RNA polymerase sigma factor, with translation MEDQEILTQFRDPATRNVAFNQLVRKYQSKVYWHVRKMVVDHDAADDLTQDVFVKVWNHLEGFRQDAQLYTWLYRIATNECLSFLASKRRRFLLPLHDVGAELTAKLETDHSLAGDEVELKLQKAILRLPDKQRLVFNLRYYDDMPYEQMAEVTGTSVGALKASYHHAVKKIEQYINDSTD